One window of Streptomyces sp. NBC_00273 genomic DNA carries:
- a CDS encoding TetR/AcrR family transcriptional regulator: MTGRGPRGERGVQADKIIAVARRSFATRGYAATSLRAVAQEAGVDPGLVNYYFRTKIGLLEEVMQPPEAFGAAVAAAAEQPMDRRGHAFVQAALNLWEDPVSAETLRSIILTAAQEPVALQRLRQLFSELVLAAVSQSLPDTERNLRASLISTQIVGMVMNRYIWQLGAIATLPASSVTDLIAPTIQHYLVDPLPPSLSDDSRSPG; the protein is encoded by the coding sequence GTGACTGGTCGAGGCCCTCGGGGCGAACGCGGAGTGCAGGCGGACAAGATCATTGCCGTCGCCCGCAGATCCTTCGCCACACGCGGCTACGCCGCGACCTCACTCCGGGCCGTCGCGCAAGAGGCCGGTGTCGACCCCGGCTTGGTGAACTACTACTTCCGCACGAAGATCGGGCTGTTGGAAGAGGTGATGCAACCCCCCGAAGCGTTCGGCGCAGCCGTGGCCGCCGCCGCCGAACAGCCCATGGACCGTCGAGGGCACGCCTTCGTGCAGGCCGCCCTGAACCTTTGGGAGGACCCCGTCTCTGCCGAGACCCTGCGCTCGATCATCCTCACCGCCGCACAGGAGCCCGTCGCCCTGCAACGCCTGCGGCAGCTGTTCTCCGAACTCGTACTGGCTGCCGTCTCCCAGAGCCTGCCCGACACCGAACGCAACCTGCGGGCCAGCCTCATCTCCACCCAGATCGTCGGCATGGTCATGAACCGCTACATCTGGCAGCTCGGCGCCATCGCAACCCTCCCCGCCTCCTCCGTCACCGACCTCATCGCCCCCACCATCCAGCACTACCTAGTCGACCCCCTTCCCCCGAGCCTCAGCGACGACAGCCGGAGCCCGGGCTGA
- a CDS encoding serine hydrolase — protein MTAESRFRIASLTKAFTSLALVRPLRDNCVPLRTPVVELPDHAPDWRAGGPADRRTGESLTVEQILGQVSGLRESVDAATVKALGEGAP, from the coding sequence GTGACGGCGGAATCGCGTTTCCGTATCGCGTCGCTGACGAAGGCCTTCACCTCACTGGCACTGGTCCGCCCGCTGCGGGACAACTGCGTCCCGCTGCGCACACCCGTCGTCGAACTGCCCGACCACGCGCCGGACTGGCGGGCCGGCGGACCGGCGGACCGGCGGACCGGCGAGAGTCTCACCGTCGAGCAGATCCTGGGTCAGGTCTCCGGCCTGCGCGAATCGGTGGACGCGGCAACCGTGAAGGCGCTGGGTGAGGGGGCACCATGA
- a CDS encoding HAD family hydrolase, producing the protein MQPIVLFDLDGLLIDSEPIWDAAKREVFGPLGLHLTTEMQAATRGLRQRDMVAYWFDRATIQADPDHVEQQIVAAVCRRLEGVALKPGAEHAVAACARASRAMAVVSSSPESVIRHALASTGLDRSFDAVFSAEDDEHGKPHPGAYLRAAAALGASPDECIVIEDSLNGVLAGVSAQMTVVAVPEAADRCDPRFAIATLVLESLKDLDTSEFGACVSGGSRDTTWASRAVDPQPFREPDRAV; encoded by the coding sequence ATGCAACCGATTGTCCTATTCGACCTAGACGGCCTTTTGATCGACTCCGAGCCGATCTGGGACGCGGCAAAGCGTGAAGTGTTCGGTCCGCTTGGCCTGCACCTCACAACGGAAATGCAGGCGGCGACGCGCGGGCTGCGGCAAAGGGACATGGTGGCCTATTGGTTCGATCGGGCCACCATTCAAGCCGACCCCGACCACGTCGAGCAGCAGATCGTGGCCGCCGTGTGCCGTAGGTTGGAGGGAGTGGCGCTGAAACCCGGCGCCGAACACGCCGTCGCGGCGTGCGCGCGTGCATCGAGGGCGATGGCCGTCGTGTCATCTTCGCCGGAGTCGGTGATTCGGCATGCGCTCGCGAGCACCGGCCTTGACCGATCTTTCGATGCCGTGTTTTCGGCCGAAGACGACGAACACGGCAAGCCCCACCCGGGCGCCTATCTCCGCGCAGCCGCCGCCCTCGGTGCGTCACCCGACGAATGCATTGTGATTGAGGACTCGCTCAACGGCGTCCTCGCTGGCGTGTCAGCCCAGATGACGGTCGTCGCCGTTCCCGAGGCCGCCGATCGCTGCGACCCTCGCTTTGCGATTGCCACTCTGGTACTGGAGTCCCTCAAGGATCTCGATACCTCTGAATTCGGCGCGTGTGTGTCCGGGGGGAGCCGGGACACCACGTGGGCATCGCGTGCTGTGGATCCTCAACCGTTCCGCGAACCAGATCGTGCTGTATGA
- a CDS encoding GntR family transcriptional regulator — protein MIEYRIDRRSGVATYVQIVQQTKQALRLGLLEPGDKLPAAREVVEATAVNPNTVLKAYRELEREGLVEARRGLGTFVRRSLGATPSDSPLRGELSEWASRARAAGLERDDVAALFAVVLDEHFDTTEKEQDHR, from the coding sequence ATGATCGAATACCGGATCGACCGGCGCAGCGGGGTTGCCACCTACGTACAGATCGTCCAGCAGACCAAGCAGGCCTTGCGCCTGGGCCTGCTGGAGCCGGGCGACAAGCTTCCGGCTGCCCGAGAGGTCGTGGAGGCCACGGCAGTCAACCCGAACACGGTGCTCAAGGCCTACCGGGAACTGGAACGCGAGGGCCTGGTCGAGGCCCGTCGAGGCCTCGGCACCTTCGTTCGCAGATCACTCGGTGCCACACCGAGTGACTCTCCACTGCGGGGCGAGCTCTCCGAGTGGGCGTCGCGAGCTCGGGCGGCCGGCCTGGAGCGGGATGACGTGGCGGCACTCTTCGCTGTCGTGCTGGACGAGCACTTCGATACCACCGAGAAGGAACAGGATCACCGATGA
- a CDS encoding CU044_2847 family protein has product MATPVTRIPLDGGGFVLVEEPGAVRQEGPVKAGRIGDSVRELPVTLEAALAPVTAVASAALDQLRKAGPDQIAVEFGIDLAFEAGAVITKSQAGCHLKVTVSWNGDGPDRRRARSTGS; this is encoded by the coding sequence GTGGCGACACCAGTGACGCGGATTCCGCTGGACGGCGGTGGCTTCGTCCTGGTCGAGGAACCGGGCGCCGTGCGGCAGGAGGGGCCCGTGAAGGCCGGCCGCATCGGTGACTCCGTGCGCGAACTGCCGGTGACGCTGGAAGCCGCGCTGGCGCCGGTCACGGCGGTCGCAAGCGCCGCCCTCGACCAGCTGCGCAAAGCGGGACCCGACCAGATCGCCGTCGAGTTCGGCATCGACCTCGCGTTCGAAGCCGGGGCAGTGATCACCAAGAGCCAGGCGGGCTGCCACCTGAAGGTGACCGTGTCCTGGAACGGCGACGGCCCCGACCGCCGACGTGCACGGTCCACAGGGAGCTGA
- a CDS encoding ABC transporter ATP-binding protein translates to MTSSAIEATGLGKAFRRRGGWALRDCTFRLPAGRVSALVGPNGAGKSTLLALAAGLIAPSEGSVTVLGGHPAHMRPRIGFVSQDKPLYPQLTVAETLRMGADLNPDSWDADTAERVAAGGGLDLGARVRSLSGGQRTRVALALALAKRPELLLLDEPVADLDPLARHELMGTLMATAARYGTTIVMSSHVIAELEDSCDHLLLIGDGRVRLAGDIDDLLAAHSLITGPAREAGAGFDLAPHTTVESRITGRQVTALVRPAGPLPAGWQTNDLSLEALLLAHLRNPAAPPLALGPAFDSASASDSTSASPTTQEAASASAMPQEEPA, encoded by the coding sequence ATGACGAGCAGTGCCATCGAGGCAACCGGGCTGGGGAAGGCGTTCCGGCGGCGCGGCGGGTGGGCCCTGCGTGACTGCACGTTTCGGCTGCCGGCCGGACGTGTCAGTGCGCTCGTGGGGCCCAACGGCGCGGGCAAGTCGACGCTGCTCGCCCTGGCGGCGGGGCTGATCGCCCCGAGCGAGGGTTCGGTCACGGTGCTCGGCGGGCACCCGGCCCACATGCGGCCGCGGATCGGCTTCGTCTCCCAGGACAAACCGCTGTACCCGCAGCTCACCGTCGCCGAGACGCTCCGCATGGGCGCCGATCTCAACCCCGACAGCTGGGACGCGGACACCGCGGAGCGGGTCGCGGCGGGCGGTGGCCTGGACCTCGGAGCCCGTGTCCGCTCCCTGTCCGGCGGCCAGCGCACCCGCGTGGCGCTCGCCCTGGCCCTCGCCAAGCGGCCGGAACTGCTGCTGCTGGACGAGCCGGTGGCCGACCTCGACCCGCTGGCCCGGCACGAGCTGATGGGCACGCTCATGGCCACGGCCGCGCGGTACGGCACCACCATCGTGATGTCCTCACACGTCATCGCCGAACTGGAGGATTCCTGCGACCACTTGCTGCTGATCGGCGACGGCCGGGTGCGTCTGGCAGGTGACATCGACGACTTGCTCGCCGCGCACTCCCTGATCACCGGGCCCGCACGGGAGGCCGGCGCCGGCTTCGACCTGGCCCCGCACACCACGGTGGAATCCCGTATCACCGGTCGCCAGGTCACCGCCCTCGTCCGCCCCGCAGGGCCGCTGCCCGCCGGCTGGCAGACGAACGACCTGTCCCTGGAGGCGCTGCTCCTCGCCCACCTGCGCAATCCGGCGGCGCCCCCGCTCGCTCTCGGCCCCGCCTTCGATTCTGCTTCCGCTTCTGATTCCACTTCTGCCTCCCCCACGACCCAGGAAGCGGCTTCCGCCTCCGCCATGCCCCAGGAGGAGCCCGCATGA
- a CDS encoding nSTAND1 domain-containing NTPase yields the protein MAGKGHDTSGGTSSDLLAAVAQILTPDGTVAGAGFLVAENVVVTCAHVVEAAGSGPGGAVLLAFPRVEGAERVQGQVPAELWRGAEREDVAFIRLDATPAGAQPLPLGSAEGCRGHEVRSYGFPAQAPSEGHYGSGVASDVLSATVGQSALLQLTDANDLTTGFSGGPVLDEVTGLVVGMLTEITAPDRFQRGQNIAYVTPTQVLREVLPDLVEQAVCPYRDLEPFKEEHARWFQGRKDAVRQVVSNLARQQRLTLLLGPSGSGKSSLMQAGVLRALAEGEVPGGDNWLTVLVRPRQDLAAEIERAGLPGARADGIGAAVSQRLAAGPGHQRILLVIDQFEELFTRAANGHGMVDGGRSNPSAVADQIVEAVDSHTGLSVILVMRDDFYPQLAALAPGLLEAATPGLLNVPGTLSDRDLHDIITLPAVDVGLRFQPGLPERIISDVLAVTPEEASDRQAPATVLPLLELTLSQLWRQRKEGYLTHEAYRRIGAVSGSLTTWCDSALDELSPDQRPIARRILTSLVHPADPSRRVPPVRAQVPLSELRELAVEPDETPGTDVDSVIATLTRHRIITTQTLRDPRNAEAPPGEPVAELIHDALIRDWGTLREWARLDRRFHEWLDATRERQARWAEKADQGDLLGGTALAEGLELSQKRRLPGDIAAFLTASRDRQRAVIRRSRRLNTILAALLALALIAGVGVLWQWRSAVSAREAAQSRQLAAQSNTLITSNPELASLLAIQAYRASHTPEGLESLNNAAALPLHRRLLGHGHDVHAVAFSPDGHTLASGSTDGTARLWDTPTGKAGITFDHVSLAVVSLAFSPDGSILATGSNEGPVRLWNVATGKPLATLTGHTSQVNSVAFSPDGKTLATGSNDTTVRLWDVATRKSRTTLHEHTDIVHAVAFSPDGRTLASGGGTTVRLSDVNSGAALRTLPEMEGLVGSVLFSPDSRTLATENGDGSVGLWDVDTLKARTTLYGDVNSMAYSPDGTMLVIGGADHSVQIWDVATGAVRATLLGHTNEVKSVAFSPDGRTVASGSLDHSVRLWDVADRTILTGRTSAVLAVAFRPHSSLLATGEALGAVKLWDVASGKPHSTLNHHGAVLSVAFAPDGGTLATGRWDSEVQLWDVANGKVRSTIAVPAEKVNAVAFSPDGETLATGADDGVTALWNVKTGKVQTVMGEHTAFVGSLAFSPDGSTLATGSGDRTARVWDVATSESRTTLTGHTDRVTSVAFSPDGRTVATGSFDRTVRLWDAATGKTRRTLIGHTSDVNAVAFSPDGSTIASGSTDGIVRLWDVESAKTRTTLLGHSDSVASLAFSPDGRTVASGSFDKTARLWKVALPAPAAAIKKICQSVNRDFTPEERTAYLRGQSVGPVCP from the coding sequence ATGGCCGGCAAGGGCCACGACACCAGCGGCGGCACCTCCTCGGATCTACTGGCGGCAGTCGCCCAGATCCTCACCCCGGACGGGACTGTGGCCGGGGCCGGCTTCCTGGTCGCCGAGAACGTGGTGGTCACGTGTGCGCACGTCGTCGAGGCGGCCGGGAGCGGCCCGGGCGGCGCGGTCCTGCTGGCCTTCCCGCGCGTCGAAGGCGCGGAACGCGTGCAGGGGCAGGTGCCGGCCGAGCTGTGGCGGGGAGCCGAGCGCGAGGACGTGGCGTTCATCCGGCTCGACGCTACGCCGGCCGGTGCACAGCCGCTCCCGCTCGGCTCCGCGGAGGGGTGCCGGGGGCACGAGGTGCGCTCGTACGGGTTCCCCGCGCAGGCCCCGTCGGAAGGGCACTACGGATCCGGCGTCGCCAGCGATGTGCTATCGGCCACGGTCGGACAGAGCGCCCTCCTGCAGCTGACCGACGCCAACGACCTGACCACCGGCTTCAGCGGCGGGCCCGTCCTGGACGAGGTGACCGGTCTGGTCGTCGGCATGCTGACCGAGATCACCGCACCCGACCGGTTCCAACGTGGCCAGAACATTGCGTACGTCACGCCGACGCAGGTACTGCGGGAGGTGCTGCCAGACCTGGTGGAACAGGCGGTGTGCCCGTACCGGGACCTGGAGCCGTTCAAGGAGGAGCACGCCCGGTGGTTCCAGGGCCGGAAGGACGCGGTCCGGCAGGTCGTGTCCAACCTGGCCCGCCAGCAACGTCTGACGCTGCTGCTCGGGCCGTCGGGATCGGGCAAGTCGTCGCTGATGCAGGCGGGGGTACTGCGTGCGCTGGCCGAGGGAGAGGTGCCGGGCGGTGACAACTGGCTGACCGTGCTCGTGCGGCCGCGGCAGGATCTGGCAGCGGAGATCGAACGGGCGGGGCTGCCCGGGGCACGCGCGGACGGGATCGGTGCGGCCGTCTCCCAACGGCTCGCGGCCGGACCGGGCCACCAGCGCATCCTGCTGGTCATCGACCAGTTCGAGGAGCTCTTCACCCGGGCGGCCAATGGCCACGGGATGGTCGACGGCGGACGGAGCAACCCCAGCGCCGTCGCGGACCAGATCGTCGAAGCGGTCGACTCGCACACCGGTCTCAGCGTGATCCTGGTCATGCGCGACGACTTCTATCCCCAGCTGGCCGCTCTCGCCCCCGGTCTGCTGGAAGCGGCGACGCCGGGACTCCTCAACGTTCCGGGCACCTTGAGCGACCGGGACCTGCACGACATCATCACCCTCCCCGCCGTGGACGTGGGCCTTCGGTTCCAGCCCGGGCTGCCGGAGCGGATCATCTCCGACGTCCTCGCGGTCACCCCCGAGGAAGCGTCCGACCGACAGGCACCCGCGACCGTGCTCCCCCTGCTGGAGCTGACCCTCAGCCAACTGTGGCGCCAGCGGAAGGAGGGATACCTCACCCACGAGGCCTACCGTCGGATCGGAGCGGTCAGCGGCAGCCTGACCACCTGGTGCGACAGCGCCCTCGACGAGCTGTCGCCAGATCAACGGCCCATCGCCCGCCGCATCCTGACCTCACTGGTGCACCCCGCCGACCCCAGCCGTCGTGTCCCGCCTGTCCGCGCCCAGGTCCCCTTGAGTGAACTGCGCGAGCTGGCGGTGGAGCCCGACGAGACACCCGGCACCGACGTCGACAGTGTCATCGCCACGCTCACCCGCCACCGGATCATCACCACCCAGACACTTCGCGACCCGCGAAACGCGGAAGCACCTCCGGGCGAACCGGTGGCCGAACTGATCCATGACGCGCTCATCCGGGACTGGGGCACGCTGCGCGAATGGGCGAGGCTGGACCGCCGATTCCATGAATGGCTCGACGCCACGAGGGAACGGCAGGCCCGTTGGGCGGAGAAGGCCGACCAGGGCGACCTGCTCGGCGGTACGGCACTGGCGGAAGGTCTCGAACTGTCGCAGAAACGCCGCCTCCCCGGCGACATCGCAGCCTTCCTCACCGCCAGCCGAGACCGCCAACGGGCCGTCATCCGGCGCAGCCGGCGGCTCAACACGATCCTGGCCGCGTTGCTCGCACTCGCTCTCATCGCGGGGGTCGGCGTCCTCTGGCAGTGGCGGTCAGCGGTCAGCGCACGCGAGGCAGCCCAGTCCCGTCAGCTCGCGGCCCAGTCCAACACCCTCATCACCTCGAACCCTGAGCTCGCCTCGCTGCTGGCCATCCAGGCGTACCGCGCGAGCCATACGCCCGAAGGGCTGGAAAGCCTGAACAACGCCGCGGCTCTGCCTCTGCACCGGCGTTTGTTGGGCCATGGCCACGACGTACACGCGGTGGCGTTCAGCCCGGACGGACACACCCTCGCGAGCGGAAGCACAGACGGCACCGCACGGCTGTGGGACACGCCCACCGGGAAGGCCGGCATCACATTCGACCACGTTTCGCTGGCCGTGGTCTCACTGGCATTCAGCCCCGACGGCAGCATCCTCGCCACCGGCAGCAACGAAGGGCCGGTGCGGCTGTGGAACGTGGCCACCGGCAAGCCCCTCGCCACCTTGACCGGGCATACCAGCCAGGTGAATTCCGTGGCGTTCAGCCCCGACGGAAAGACGCTCGCCACCGGCAGCAACGACACGACCGTACGGCTGTGGGACGTGGCCACCCGAAAGTCCCGCACCACCCTGCATGAGCACACCGACATCGTGCACGCGGTGGCGTTCAGCCCCGACGGTCGCACCCTCGCCAGCGGCGGCGGCACGACCGTGCGGCTCTCGGACGTCAACAGCGGAGCGGCCCTCAGGACGCTGCCCGAGATGGAAGGCCTCGTGGGCTCGGTGCTGTTCAGCCCCGACAGCCGCACCCTCGCCACCGAGAACGGCGACGGGTCGGTAGGGCTGTGGGACGTGGATACCTTGAAAGCCCGCACCACGCTCTACGGGGATGTCAACTCCATGGCGTACAGCCCTGACGGAACCATGCTCGTCATCGGAGGTGCCGACCACAGCGTGCAGATCTGGGACGTGGCCACCGGAGCGGTCCGCGCCACCCTCCTCGGGCACACCAACGAGGTGAAATCGGTGGCGTTCAGCCCCGACGGACGCACCGTCGCTTCCGGTAGCCTCGACCACAGCGTGCGATTGTGGGATGTGGCCGACCGCACCATCCTGACGGGGCGCACCAGCGCCGTGCTGGCAGTGGCCTTCCGCCCCCACAGCAGTCTCCTGGCCACCGGCGAAGCCCTGGGGGCGGTCAAGTTGTGGGACGTGGCGTCCGGCAAGCCCCACAGCACCCTCAACCACCACGGCGCGGTACTTTCGGTGGCTTTCGCTCCCGACGGAGGAACCCTCGCCACCGGTCGCTGGGACAGCGAGGTACAGCTGTGGGACGTGGCCAACGGCAAGGTCCGCAGCACCATCGCCGTTCCCGCAGAAAAGGTGAACGCGGTGGCGTTCAGCCCTGACGGCGAGACCCTGGCGACCGGCGCGGACGACGGGGTGACAGCGTTGTGGAACGTAAAGACCGGGAAGGTCCAGACGGTCATGGGTGAGCACACCGCCTTCGTGGGTTCGCTGGCGTTCAGCCCCGACGGAAGCACTCTCGCCACCGGAAGCGGCGACCGTACGGCGCGCGTGTGGGACGTGGCCACCAGCGAATCCCGCACCACCCTCACCGGCCATACCGACCGGGTGACATCAGTGGCCTTCAGCCCGGACGGACGCACCGTCGCCACGGGCAGTTTCGACCGCACCGTGCGGCTGTGGGACGCGGCCACGGGCAAGACGCGCCGCACGCTGATCGGCCACACCAGCGACGTCAATGCGGTGGCCTTCAGCCCCGACGGCAGCACCATCGCGAGCGGAAGCACAGACGGCATCGTGCGGCTGTGGGACGTCGAGTCCGCCAAGACCCGCACCACACTCCTCGGACACTCCGACAGCGTGGCGTCGTTGGCGTTCAGCCCCGACGGCCGCACCGTCGCCTCCGGCAGCTTCGACAAGACGGCGCGACTGTGGAAAGTCGCGCTCCCCGCGCCCGCCGCAGCCATCAAGAAGATCTGCCAGTCCGTCAACCGCGACTTCACCCCGGAAGAACGGACGGCGTACCTGCGGGGCCAATCGGTCGGCCCCGTGTGCCCCTGA
- a CDS encoding DUF6042 family protein produces MVASTPPASWTEQDREYYLHQVMRGGWSRMRPYSFFFLLLAVGLAETGATREDLERGLRNRDNPQGDLEAPCWEAPDDFDEDEQARHAKLIELAELYASHYGRPPLRTHADVLDLLLVAGVVYEVPDVVGVPRIFPKVPTPVPADVFPLDEEEAAVQRQMLIDSAYEGPSCRIIELFEPEGVRRKEIVTSLDRLARLIEGDPGDAREAIRLLTEAGDFTTTLDVTNVPSHKVFRIQCDWERFDKERISVHGMTEDGKLAVTLPSDLA; encoded by the coding sequence GTGGTCGCCTCGACGCCGCCCGCAAGCTGGACGGAGCAGGATCGCGAGTACTACCTGCATCAAGTAATGCGGGGTGGCTGGTCGCGGATGCGGCCGTACTCGTTTTTCTTCCTGCTCCTGGCAGTGGGCCTCGCCGAAACCGGTGCCACGCGGGAGGACCTCGAGCGCGGACTCCGCAACAGGGACAATCCCCAAGGCGACTTGGAAGCCCCCTGCTGGGAAGCCCCTGACGACTTCGATGAGGACGAGCAAGCCCGGCATGCGAAGCTCATCGAGCTTGCTGAACTGTACGCCTCGCACTACGGGCGGCCGCCTCTGCGTACCCACGCCGATGTACTGGACCTGCTACTGGTCGCAGGAGTTGTCTACGAAGTCCCCGATGTGGTTGGCGTGCCACGGATCTTTCCCAAGGTTCCGACGCCTGTGCCTGCGGATGTGTTCCCTCTTGACGAAGAGGAGGCCGCTGTTCAGCGACAGATGCTGATCGATAGTGCGTACGAAGGTCCCTCCTGTCGAATCATTGAGCTGTTCGAGCCCGAGGGAGTGCGCCGCAAGGAGATCGTGACCAGCCTGGACCGGCTGGCCCGGCTCATCGAAGGAGACCCTGGGGATGCACGCGAAGCGATTCGTCTCCTGACAGAGGCCGGCGACTTCACCACGACTCTCGACGTCACCAACGTGCCTTCGCACAAGGTCTTCCGCATCCAATGCGACTGGGAGCGGTTCGACAAGGAGCGGATCAGTGTCCACGGTATGACCGAGGACGGAAAACTCGCGGTGACGCTGCCCAGCGACCTGGCCTGA
- a CDS encoding glycosyltransferase 87 family protein encodes MVLLACAVSALVVGLASPDHTSQKVWGLVGAAGYACAALFAALSSTPWARTPAVVAVTGAAVIPLLYLSVIGRAQMEVGVVERAADLLFSTGTPYNPAPHAVRDFNPYLPGMALFGVPHLLFGDTPFASARVWFLVGFLAAVAGAVRVLIGGGGLATGPSRTAHGATAGLTGALWLIACPVVALPLSIGGVDPPVIGLLCLALAFTQRGHAGRAGLVVGVAAVLKWTAWPAIPVIVAVLAVRGGRRAAFRCAAAATGLAALTITPAVLVDINAFYQNVVLYPLGLGPTASSAQSPLLGHLIVLLIPHGKAVTTALIALSAVGMGASLLVRPPRSTVAAADRLALGLLLAIALSPATRIGYAIYPIVLIAWPRFTARLSADRPATPHSASEPPHHQRTVASRLCTATNATAGPSPQCRRARPAAAGGRPDLR; translated from the coding sequence TTGGTCCTGCTGGCGTGCGCGGTGTCGGCACTCGTGGTGGGGCTGGCGTCTCCCGACCACACCTCGCAGAAGGTGTGGGGCCTGGTCGGCGCGGCGGGATACGCCTGCGCGGCTCTGTTCGCGGCGCTGTCGTCCACGCCGTGGGCCCGCACTCCCGCCGTGGTCGCCGTCACCGGTGCTGCGGTGATACCGCTGCTGTACCTGTCGGTGATCGGCAGGGCGCAGATGGAAGTCGGCGTCGTGGAACGGGCGGCCGACCTGCTGTTCTCCACCGGAACTCCATACAACCCCGCGCCGCACGCCGTACGGGACTTCAACCCCTACCTTCCCGGCATGGCGCTCTTCGGGGTACCGCACCTGCTGTTCGGTGACACCCCGTTCGCCAGCGCCCGCGTGTGGTTCCTCGTCGGGTTCCTCGCGGCCGTAGCGGGAGCCGTCCGGGTGCTGATCGGGGGCGGGGGCCTCGCTACGGGGCCAAGCCGCACCGCGCACGGCGCCACCGCCGGGCTGACGGGCGCCCTGTGGCTGATCGCCTGTCCTGTCGTCGCGCTGCCCCTGAGCATCGGCGGCGTGGACCCGCCGGTCATCGGACTGCTCTGCCTGGCCCTGGCCTTCACACAGCGGGGTCACGCCGGGCGCGCCGGCCTGGTCGTGGGGGTAGCCGCCGTTCTGAAGTGGACCGCCTGGCCGGCCATCCCGGTGATCGTCGCCGTACTCGCGGTACGGGGCGGGAGGCGCGCCGCGTTCAGGTGCGCGGCAGCGGCCACCGGGCTGGCCGCGCTCACCATCACACCCGCGGTGCTGGTCGATATCAACGCCTTCTACCAGAACGTCGTCCTCTACCCGCTGGGCCTCGGCCCCACGGCGTCTTCCGCCCAGAGTCCCCTGCTCGGGCACCTGATCGTTCTACTGATTCCTCACGGCAAGGCAGTGACCACGGCGCTGATCGCGTTGAGCGCGGTGGGTATGGGGGCGTCCCTGCTGGTCCGCCCGCCGCGGAGTACCGTCGCCGCCGCCGACAGGCTGGCCCTGGGGCTGCTCCTGGCGATAGCGCTATCCCCGGCCACCCGCATCGGCTACGCCATCTACCCCATCGTCCTGATCGCCTGGCCCCGGTTCACCGCCCGCCTGTCGGCCGACCGCCCCGCCACGCCCCACTCCGCGAGCGAACCGCCGCACCACCAGCGGACCGTGGCCAGCCGCCTGTGCACTGCCACCAACGCCACGGCCGGCCCGTCTCCGCAGTGTCGCCGTGCTCGGCCAGCAGCAGCCGGTGGCCGTCCAGATCTTCGTTGA
- a CDS encoding ABC transporter permease, with protein sequence MTAVAPTAPAATRHPSPAPRLTRWLLRLHRPALCVWGGLVVLLSAALLWLGGPLTDASAAAWEQYNACAGASKCTYDQPAIIRYKDVYSATTFAVLALPFLIAAWAGATLTSRELETGTAQLTWAQSVSPVRWLTAKLALPAAFVVAGTGLVVALHHLAWSAGNGRIDTAKSWSDFPTFYSGGPLTVALALLGLVVGVLVGLLWRRSLLALGTSVVATTGVFAIVHTALPYLWPSVTQVRNRVQGAPSGTGIAVDEGILTSTGARLPNPYCGGDVFPDCRATYDKLDAVGYYRDFHPLAHYWPLQLMATALTCALVAVLVFAAYRVLKSCTGGTPRGASATE encoded by the coding sequence ATGACCGCCGTTGCCCCCACCGCTCCCGCGGCCACCCGGCACCCGTCCCCCGCGCCCCGTCTGACCCGGTGGCTGCTGCGCCTGCACCGGCCGGCGCTGTGCGTCTGGGGCGGCCTCGTGGTCCTACTCTCGGCCGCGCTGCTGTGGCTGGGCGGCCCGCTCACCGACGCCTCCGCGGCGGCGTGGGAGCAGTACAACGCGTGTGCCGGGGCGTCGAAGTGCACCTACGACCAGCCCGCGATCATCCGCTACAAGGACGTCTACTCCGCCACCACCTTCGCCGTCCTCGCCCTCCCCTTCCTCATAGCCGCCTGGGCCGGGGCCACACTGACCAGCAGGGAACTGGAGACGGGCACCGCTCAGCTGACCTGGGCCCAGTCGGTTTCCCCGGTGCGCTGGCTCACCGCCAAACTCGCCCTCCCGGCCGCCTTCGTCGTCGCAGGCACCGGACTCGTGGTCGCGCTGCACCACCTTGCCTGGTCGGCCGGGAACGGCCGCATCGACACCGCGAAGTCCTGGTCCGACTTCCCGACCTTCTACTCGGGCGGGCCGCTCACGGTCGCCCTGGCCCTCCTGGGCCTCGTCGTCGGAGTCCTGGTCGGTCTGCTCTGGCGCCGCTCCCTGCTCGCCCTCGGCACCTCCGTCGTCGCCACGACCGGCGTGTTCGCCATCGTCCACACGGCGCTGCCCTACCTGTGGCCCAGCGTGACCCAGGTGCGCAACCGGGTGCAGGGCGCTCCGTCAGGCACGGGGATCGCGGTCGACGAGGGCATCCTCACCTCCACCGGCGCCCGACTGCCGAACCCCTACTGCGGCGGCGACGTCTTCCCTGACTGCCGCGCCACGTACGACAAGCTCGACGCCGTCGGCTACTACCGCGACTTCCACCCCCTCGCCCACTACTGGCCCCTCCAGCTCATGGCGACGGCCCTCACCTGCGCCCTCGTCGCCGTACTGGTCTTCGCCGCGTACCGCGTGCTGAAGAGCTGTACGGGCGGCACGCCGCGCGGCGCGAGCGCCACCGAGTGA